Below is a window of Clostridiales bacterium DNA.
GGGCTTTCGGCGCGCTCGATCACAGCGGTTTCCCCCTTTCCATGATCATTCAGGGACGGAAAGAATAAAGATAAACAGCGATGGGCCGCAAAAAACGGAAGGGCGGTCAGCCGGGAGGAGCAGAAGAATGGATACGATAAGATTTATCATCGGGGGGCTCTGCCTTCTGTTCCTGCTGCTCCTGCTTTACCTTCTTTTCCGGATTTGGCTGGAAGGCCGCCGGGAACAGGTCTCTCCCAGGGAAATCCCCGGTGAAGTTCTGCCGGATGAACTGCGGGAGAATGCCCTGCGTCCCCTCAGGCGCATGAATGCCTGTTATGAAAAGCGGGATCCTGAACAGGCGGACGCCTGCATTGATGAAGTGATGCTGCCGGAACAGATTCTGATCCTCGGAACAAACCCGGGGGAAATCTTTCATGGACGGGATTGTGCCAGAGGCCTGCTGCAGGGAGACTGGAAATACTGGGGAAAGCTGGCGCTGGACGTGGATACGACATCCCTTTCCCGAACGGGCAGCGCCCTGTATTTCGCCACGCGGGGCCGGATCCGGCTGGACCGTATTGGCTGCCGCGTCCCGGTGAGAATCACCGGGGTACTGGAGGAACGGGACGGCTTGTGGTATATCAGCAAGATCCAGTTTATCCATAACCTGAACTTCGGATACGCAATTGCCGCCTGGGTTCCCGCGTTGGCGCTGACAGTAAACCTGATGCTGTTTGGCCTGTCATGGCTCCTGTTCTGAAATGAAAGCAGGCTGGAAAGGACAATGATATGAAGGATTATCAGACTGAAAACCTGATCCTCCATTTTGTAACAGAGGAGGATTTACCCGAGGTCGCCCGGATCTGGCCGGCTGATCATCATCCGCTTTCGGACTCGGAGGCACAGGAAGCAGTTGCCTGTATGCGCGGGAATTACGAAAGGAATGCGAAAGGCCGGATCTGCCATCTTTGCCTTGCGGTATGCGGGAAGGATCATCCCGAAATGATGATGGGGTGGTGCGGGCTGGACGGCTCGATGAATCATGCGGAGCCTGAAATCTTCATCCTCCTGGATGAACCATACCGCAACCGGGGATACGGCACCCAGTGCGTCAGGGAACTGATCAGGATTGCGGTGGAGGACTATTCGCTTTCCGGCGTACACGGGGGCTGCGCCAAAGAGAACATTGCATCCGCCCGGGCAATGGAAAAGGGCGGTATGGTGCAGTATAGGACGGAAGAGAACGGCGATCCGCTATTCCGGTTCTGTGCCAAAAACGTATCCTGCCGGGAGGGGAACACCTGTGGATGACAAGCATGTGAAATACATGAAACGGTGCTACGAGCTGGCAATCAGCGCCGGGAAAAAGGGCCATGATACCTTTGGCGCGGTTCTGGTGCATGACGGTAAAATCCTGGAGGAAGCGGAAAACACGGCCGATTATGCCCGCCGTATTTTCGGGCATGCGGAATTCAATCTGGTGCACAAATGCGCCAACAAGTATTCCGATGAAATCCTGGAGCATGCTGTCGTCTATACCAGCTGTGCTCCCTGCGAACGATGCCTGGCAGCCATCGCTTCCCTTGGGGTTCATCAGATCGTGTGCGGCGTCTCCTATAAAGAGTTCTGCAGGCTGCTGCCTTTTGATTATCAGGCGGTGGATCGTGAAGGACTGCTGAAACAGCTGGGCATTCAGATGACGCTCACGGAATCCGTCCTCGAAGAGGAAGGGATGCATGTATTTGAGTGGTGGGGCGGCGAATACCATCCGCTGGAAGAGCTCATTGCGGAAATGGAAGCAGTGAAAAAGAAACAGGAATAGAGGGAATGGTATGAACAAAAAGCTGATCCTCATCAGCGGCTCCCCCTGCGTGGGCAAAACGGCCGTGGGCACGCAGCTCTTTGAAAGCTGTAACAACAGCGCGTATCTGGACGGGGACTGGTGCTGGTGCGTGCATCCCTTTTCCGTCACGGACAGCCGGCTTCGCAACGGGGATAAAAGCATGTCCTTTGTTCTCTCCAACTATCTGGATTCAGGTTTTGAATACGTGTTCTTTACGTCGGTTGTGCTCACGGATCCGATGATCCGGGAAAGCATCCTGAAGGGGATCACGGCAAAAGATTATGAAACCATCGCCTTTACACTCACCTGCTCGGAGGAAACGCTGAAGAGGCGGCACGACAGGCGCGGCGACAAGGGTGAAACGAATTATTACTGGCTGCATCTGCCGCCCTGCCCGGGGGATATTGTCATTGACACAGAGAATAAGAGTATCCGGGATGTCGTCAGGGAAATGAAAAAACAGATTGATTCTGTGAGCGAATAAATCCGGCTATAAACAGGAGGAATGGTATTGAAGCGAATTCTTGAACAGGCGAAATCTCTTTATGCCCTGGAGGGCTGCACATTCAACCCGGTATCCGGCCATGAAGGCGGACGGAACCGGATCGTGATCGTCAGCCGGAACGGCGAAAAACAGTATGTCCTCCGGATCTCCGCCCTCGGGGACCGAAGCGAAAACGATTACCTTGCCGAAACAGAGTTTGTCCGCTTCCTGGCTGAAAACGGCGCGCCTGTTGCGAATGTGGTCCCGTCTGTACAGGGCCGGCTGGTGGAACGCCTGGATTCAAAGGGCAAAGCAATATATGTCAGCCTGTTTGCCTACGCCAGGGGCATGCTGCTTGCGGACAACGGTTACCGCTATCGGGAAGGTGCGCCGCTGGGCGAATACTTTTTCAACGCCGGCAAAGCCCTGGGGGCGATCCACAGGCTGTCCCGGGAATATACACCTGTCCATCCCCGCCCGGATTACTTTGACAAGTACAACATGGCATACCTGGACCGCCTGATCCCGGATGAATACGGCGAGCTGAAAAAGGCCGTTGCCAGACGCCTGGAGGAGTTCCGTGCGCTCCCGCAGGATAAAGGCTGCTACGGCCTGATCCATTTTGATTTCAGCGACGGCAACTGGCATATCGATATGGATACAGGTGCAGTCACGGTGTTCGATTTTGACAACTGCATGAACTGCTGGTATATGTTCGACCTGGCCAATCTCTGGCTCCACAATGAAGGCTGGACACGGCATGAATCCGATCCCGTCAAACGCTTTGCGCTGATGCAGCAGTGCTTCAGCCTGCAGCTGCAGGGCTACAAAACCGAAACAGACCTTCCCGAGGCGATGCTGGAAAAACTGCCGCTGTTCATCGATATGGTGCTGATCGAAAACATCGTGGATGAGCTGGAATGCTGTGCCCGGGAAGGTGAAGACCTGGTCTGGGAAGACATTGAGGATGCGGCGGAATGCCTGGTCAATGATATCCCTTATGCGGGATTCGGAGAAGTCTCATGAATACGCCGCTTTTATACCGGGCAGCCCTGCGGGGCGCTTTCGGCAGGCGGGAACAGTTCAGCCGGAGCAGTATTACAGATGCGCTGTTTGTTTACCTGGATGGAGAACCGGAAGAGGACTCCATCGGCGTAGTGGATTCCCGTTTCAGGAAGAGGCCGTTGGTGTGCCTGACAAAAGCATGGGAAGAGCAGATCAGGTCCCGTTATCCCGATGCGGCAGTATACCGGCGGACAGTGATGAATCCTGCATGCCGCTTTGCCGTACCGGAAAGCACGGAGCTTCCGGAAGGATACCGGCTGGCCGGGATGGATGAAGCCGCTTTTGCACAGCATCCTTTTTCCCATGGGGAAAATTATCCCTGCTGGGCGGCTTTTCAGGCGGAAGGCTCCGGAGCAGTTGTATATCACGGCGGAGAGATTGTATCCGCGGCTTCTTCCTTCCTGAGCCTGGACGGAGAGATTGAGCTGGACGTATTCACAAAGGAATCCCACCGGGGCAAAAAACTGGCAGCCGCCTGTATTTCCCGGATGCTGCAGGACTGTATGGAACGCGGAATCACGGTTCACTGGGATGCGCAGAACGATATTTCACGTCATTTGGCGGAGAAATTCGGCTTTGAGGCGGAAACAGAATATTCGGTCTGCTGGCTTTCATAAAGCCGGCAGTTTTTTCTTTATAGATCAGCCTTTATTCGCCTGTTCCCGGTTGCCGGTTCGTTCCCGGATGAAATCATTTCCTGCACCGGATGGGCCGGAGCTTCCCGCAAAGGATACCGGCAGGGTTCCCGGCCTGTTGCATTATGCGGACAATTCGGTTATGATGACCAAAAAGAAAACCGGCAGGCCGGAATGATCCCGGCAGCTGGACACAGCCAGGGT
It encodes the following:
- a CDS encoding phosphotransferase, which produces MKRILEQAKSLYALEGCTFNPVSGHEGGRNRIVIVSRNGEKQYVLRISALGDRSENDYLAETEFVRFLAENGAPVANVVPSVQGRLVERLDSKGKAIYVSLFAYARGMLLADNGYRYREGAPLGEYFFNAGKALGAIHRLSREYTPVHPRPDYFDKYNMAYLDRLIPDEYGELKKAVARRLEEFRALPQDKGCYGLIHFDFSDGNWHIDMDTGAVTVFDFDNCMNCWYMFDLANLWLHNEGWTRHESDPVKRFALMQQCFSLQLQGYKTETDLPEAMLEKLPLFIDMVLIENIVDELECCAREGEDLVWEDIEDAAECLVNDIPYAGFGEVS
- a CDS encoding nuclear transport factor 2 family protein; this translates as MDTIRFIIGGLCLLFLLLLLYLLFRIWLEGRREQVSPREIPGEVLPDELRENALRPLRRMNACYEKRDPEQADACIDEVMLPEQILILGTNPGEIFHGRDCARGLLQGDWKYWGKLALDVDTTSLSRTGSALYFATRGRIRLDRIGCRVPVRITGVLEERDGLWYISKIQFIHNLNFGYAIAAWVPALALTVNLMLFGLSWLLF
- a CDS encoding GNAT family N-acetyltransferase; translation: MNTPLLYRAALRGAFGRREQFSRSSITDALFVYLDGEPEEDSIGVVDSRFRKRPLVCLTKAWEEQIRSRYPDAAVYRRTVMNPACRFAVPESTELPEGYRLAGMDEAAFAQHPFSHGENYPCWAAFQAEGSGAVVYHGGEIVSAASSFLSLDGEIELDVFTKESHRGKKLAAACISRMLQDCMERGITVHWDAQNDISRHLAEKFGFEAETEYSVCWLS
- a CDS encoding GNAT family N-acetyltransferase, with translation MKDYQTENLILHFVTEEDLPEVARIWPADHHPLSDSEAQEAVACMRGNYERNAKGRICHLCLAVCGKDHPEMMMGWCGLDGSMNHAEPEIFILLDEPYRNRGYGTQCVRELIRIAVEDYSLSGVHGGCAKENIASARAMEKGGMVQYRTEENGDPLFRFCAKNVSCREGNTCG